One Lentibacillus cibarius DNA window includes the following coding sequences:
- a CDS encoding DUF6056 family protein, with product MIGKHKYVSIAFFTGIFLFYFFIAFQTPYTGDDWTWGTQRGMNRLENNFADYNGRYLSNMIEILATRFAWLRYLVMSIFATALVYVIGSVTGQANRMLYWLLAFLFMLLLPTDIYAQTFGWTAGFVNYVPSMVLLILYIMMIKNIFSEQPPTYQKWQVYAAVPLGLSTQLIVEHVTLFSLFVAGMVMLYTFMVHKRFYLVHLVYLLSSVIGAVIMFSNSAYWNILSGQDKHAYREINNGTDAGFLSKAYDVFSGDMYRYLFIDNPSIHLFIGAMVVILIVGVVSKSGFVNFFWKPIVLLTVVGFLLYVLAFQHMLGNAYLGALTNDAEAIISAFYFIAITLSVIVFVKDQHIRNRLLLYLFGIVLLSAPFAYVTPYGPRAALASYIFMVLFGLELFAYNKTLHAWRTKPLRSVLIGLVTAAVVMYANIFSVIGHANQERLDYLNGQVAANKAQIYLPDLPFSSFMWFSSPPDEHFNTMFKRFNDVPENVEIRFIPYTEWKRRQ from the coding sequence TTGATTGGAAAACATAAGTATGTGTCTATTGCGTTTTTTACGGGGATTTTTTTGTTTTATTTTTTCATTGCTTTCCAGACTCCATATACCGGTGATGATTGGACGTGGGGGACGCAGCGAGGGATGAACAGGCTGGAAAACAATTTCGCTGATTATAATGGCCGGTATCTCAGTAATATGATTGAAATTTTAGCTACACGCTTCGCATGGCTGCGCTATCTCGTGATGTCCATTTTTGCCACTGCATTAGTCTATGTAATTGGAAGCGTGACCGGCCAAGCAAATAGAATGCTATATTGGCTCTTGGCCTTTTTGTTTATGCTGCTTCTGCCAACGGACATTTATGCGCAAACCTTTGGATGGACGGCTGGGTTCGTCAATTATGTTCCATCAATGGTTTTATTAATATTGTACATCATGATGATTAAGAACATCTTTTCCGAACAGCCGCCCACTTACCAAAAATGGCAGGTGTATGCGGCGGTTCCGCTTGGTTTGTCCACACAGTTAATAGTCGAGCATGTGACGTTGTTTTCACTTTTTGTTGCCGGTATGGTGATGTTGTATACCTTCATGGTGCACAAAAGATTTTATCTCGTTCATCTTGTCTATTTGCTGTCATCTGTCATCGGGGCGGTGATTATGTTTTCAAACAGCGCGTACTGGAATATACTAAGCGGACAGGACAAGCATGCCTACAGAGAGATTAACAATGGAACGGATGCAGGTTTTCTAAGCAAAGCATATGACGTATTCTCCGGTGATATGTATCGCTACTTGTTTATCGATAATCCGTCCATCCATTTATTTATTGGCGCCATGGTCGTCATTCTCATTGTGGGTGTGGTCTCCAAATCAGGCTTTGTGAATTTTTTCTGGAAACCAATCGTTCTGCTGACCGTCGTTGGATTTCTCTTATATGTACTCGCTTTTCAGCACATGTTAGGAAATGCCTACTTAGGAGCCTTGACAAATGATGCCGAAGCGATAATAAGTGCGTTCTATTTTATAGCCATTACCTTGTCTGTTATTGTTTTTGTGAAAGATCAACACATTCGAAACCGGCTGTTATTATATTTGTTCGGTATTGTCTTATTATCGGCACCATTTGCTTATGTGACCCCTTATGGGCCGCGTGCAGCATTGGCTTCCTATATATTTATGGTGCTATTCGGTTTGGAATTGTTTGCATACAACAAAACATTGCACGCGTGGAGAACCAAGCCGCTCCGTTCTGTATTGATCGGCCTGGTCACGGCGGCGGTCGTGATGTATGCCAATATCTTTTCTGTGATCGGGCATGCTAACCAGGAAAGACTGGACTATTTAAACGGACAAGTAGCGGCGAATAAAGCGCAAATCTATCTTCCGGATCTGCCATTTTCTTCATTTATGTGGTTCTCTTCCCCACCGGATGAGCATTTTAATACAATGTTCAAACGTTTTAACGATGTGCCGGAAAATGTAGAGATCCGATTTATTCCATATACCGAATGGAAAAGAAGACAGTAA
- a CDS encoding S-layer homology domain-containing protein, which translates to MRRFLLVVVLCIGTFGLMSTSVFAEGDTNPLVDDVKQKIADVARDKGIPPEILKAIAANESAYKQFDEDGSPHISPDGGIGIMQVTPDSIHMDVDEEKLKTDLDYNIEIGAQVLLNKWELDFLPTMNEHDKSVLEDWYFALAAYNGLSKANDPNIHPDNAYQEKIYQRIEQSAFIYGEGESYFAFPEIDINYKDNNDKMFFPADKNHYESRTVTPSQQMYEQGDVVYIDDREGFANISEGAITGAKNKLWPYTPLTITSDDPVESSNAANDFAYYEVEGVTADGYVASAYLNQGSKELVFNDPMDDHRAAALAFVSMNGYAQGYPNGHFGSNDPLRRDHVAVMLTNILSLEAPDSYEIQAADAESIDNYREALRKVEYNGLLGGGGKLRPKETLTRAQMAQVMSNAFESYYEEPESTHAFKDADKIWNLEEVNTMYHNNVTVADPFRPNEDITRSQFAIFIYRTMVDVVTD; encoded by the coding sequence TTGCGCAGGTTTCTATTAGTGGTAGTTTTGTGCATTGGTACATTCGGGCTTATGTCTACTAGTGTATTTGCGGAAGGGGATACGAATCCGCTGGTGGATGATGTGAAACAAAAAATAGCGGATGTGGCCCGTGATAAGGGAATTCCGCCTGAGATTTTAAAGGCGATTGCTGCCAATGAATCGGCGTATAAACAGTTTGACGAAGACGGGAGCCCGCATATATCACCGGATGGCGGTATAGGGATCATGCAGGTGACGCCGGATAGTATCCATATGGATGTGGATGAGGAAAAATTGAAAACGGATTTGGATTATAACATTGAAATAGGCGCGCAAGTCTTACTGAATAAATGGGAACTGGATTTTTTGCCGACAATGAATGAGCATGATAAGTCAGTTTTGGAAGATTGGTATTTTGCTTTAGCAGCATACAACGGGCTGTCCAAAGCGAATGATCCGAACATCCATCCTGACAATGCGTATCAGGAGAAAATCTATCAACGCATCGAACAGTCAGCATTCATTTATGGGGAAGGGGAATCTTATTTTGCATTCCCGGAAATCGACATCAATTATAAAGACAATAATGATAAGATGTTTTTCCCAGCAGACAAAAATCACTATGAAAGTCGTACCGTGACACCTTCCCAGCAAATGTATGAGCAAGGCGATGTTGTGTACATCGATGACAGGGAAGGCTTTGCCAACATTAGCGAAGGGGCGATCACAGGTGCGAAAAACAAATTGTGGCCGTATACCCCATTAACGATTACGAGTGATGACCCAGTTGAATCATCTAACGCTGCCAACGACTTTGCTTACTACGAGGTGGAAGGAGTGACAGCGGATGGCTATGTCGCCTCAGCATACTTGAATCAGGGAAGCAAGGAATTGGTGTTTAACGACCCAATGGATGATCATCGGGCGGCGGCACTGGCCTTTGTTTCGATGAACGGTTATGCACAAGGGTATCCGAATGGTCATTTCGGTTCCAATGATCCTTTGCGTAGAGACCATGTCGCGGTGATGCTCACCAATATATTATCACTGGAGGCTCCCGACAGTTACGAGATTCAAGCGGCTGATGCGGAATCTATTGATAACTATCGTGAGGCATTACGAAAAGTGGAATATAATGGATTGCTTGGCGGTGGCGGCAAGTTGCGCCCGAAAGAAACCCTCACCCGTGCGCAAATGGCTCAAGTCATGAGTAACGCGTTCGAATCCTACTATGAGGAACCGGAGTCGACGCATGCCTTTAAAGACGCAGATAAGATCTGGAATCTAGAAGAAGTAAACACCATGTATCATAACAATGTGACCGTAGCTGATCCGTTTCGGCCGAATGAAGACATTACACGTTCACAATTTGCCATCTTTATTTATCGCACCATGGTAGATGTCGTGACAGATTAG
- a CDS encoding YecA family protein, translating to MSKYQRNEPCPCGSGKKYKKCCGAFNITDFSSEVINGELDRLHQQFVSFAMNKHSQTIDEQMTRFTKSDYDNEDMNEIYKTGLMIWILLNVACLQGGQTIFDAFFQAYRNRIKHQAQHIFRQWPNAVPSVYEVLGVDQASGQLSAKELLTDKTYPIPTAEGETFMEGSLIIGTLVPYADRYNFFYSMIKLYSYDKENVMELLRHYAAKDDGLNTHFPAFLTDALLHEADSDEHQQHDRVVQLFANHMVDKGFSDEVILKGIDLWNKYCKQETPSFVKSESYAAALEYFVQKTVLNNTAMTQGQVASEYGASHGTVSTHYRKLSQTLADTKQ from the coding sequence ATGAGCAAGTATCAAAGAAATGAGCCTTGTCCATGCGGCAGTGGGAAAAAGTATAAAAAATGCTGCGGAGCTTTTAACATAACCGATTTTAGTTCCGAAGTGATAAACGGAGAGTTGGACCGTTTACACCAACAGTTCGTTTCTTTCGCAATGAATAAACACAGCCAAACAATCGATGAACAAATGACACGCTTTACTAAATCCGACTATGATAATGAAGATATGAATGAAATCTATAAGACCGGATTAATGATTTGGATTTTATTGAACGTTGCCTGCCTTCAAGGTGGACAAACCATATTTGATGCTTTTTTCCAAGCGTACCGTAATAGAATAAAGCATCAAGCACAACATATTTTTCGCCAATGGCCAAATGCTGTACCATCCGTCTATGAAGTATTAGGCGTTGATCAGGCGTCCGGACAATTATCTGCCAAAGAACTGCTGACAGATAAAACATATCCTATCCCGACCGCAGAAGGGGAAACTTTCATGGAAGGAAGCCTAATCATCGGGACACTGGTGCCATATGCCGACCGTTATAACTTCTTTTACAGTATGATTAAGCTATATTCTTATGATAAGGAAAACGTAATGGAATTATTAAGGCACTATGCCGCGAAAGACGATGGTCTAAATACACATTTCCCTGCCTTTTTAACCGATGCCCTTCTTCATGAAGCCGACTCAGACGAACATCAACAGCATGATCGCGTTGTCCAGCTGTTCGCTAACCATATGGTGGACAAAGGTTTTTCAGATGAAGTCATTCTGAAAGGTATAGACCTGTGGAACAAATATTGCAAACAAGAGACCCCTTCATTCGTCAAAAGCGAATCATACGCAGCAGCCTTAGAGTATTTCGTGCAAAAAACCGTCTTAAATAATACAGCGATGACACAAGGGCAAGTAGCGAGTGAATACGGTGCTTCCCATGGAACAGTTTCCACCCATTACCGGAAATTATCACAGACCCTGGCAGATACGAAGCAGTAA
- a CDS encoding GtrA family protein: MINKLIQTIQNRSFIRFVIVGCINTLNYYILYVLFMSLGGLYIISHSAAFIISMVGSFYLNCYFTYRTKPTFAKFFQFPLTYVVNYSVSTFSLFLLVDLLHFNEFLAPLIAAIIPIPFTYIISKIILEKE, translated from the coding sequence ATGATTAATAAACTCATCCAGACAATTCAAAATAGATCCTTTATACGGTTTGTCATCGTTGGCTGCATCAATACGCTGAACTATTATATCTTGTATGTGTTATTTATGTCGCTGGGTGGTTTATATATCATCAGCCACTCAGCTGCTTTTATTATTAGTATGGTCGGTTCTTTTTATTTAAATTGTTATTTCACATACCGAACGAAACCAACGTTTGCGAAGTTTTTCCAATTTCCGTTGACATATGTCGTGAATTACAGCGTCTCGACCTTCTCACTCTTTCTATTAGTCGACCTGCTGCACTTCAATGAATTCCTGGCACCACTAATCGCAGCCATCATCCCCATACCATTCACATACATCATATCCAAAATTATTTTGGAAAAAGAGTAA
- a CDS encoding transposase, whose translation MGRPRRDWHANGYYHITMRGNNRQNIFTDHMDVNEYYRILNSVYGKFPFEVHAYCIMTNHVHLLLRSPHVSLGILMAQINKRYSDYYRRRHDFVGQIYQNRYYSKEVPLPTGMLQVSAYIHRNPIETNVPMVSQLQLYPYSSFPLYYYQRKSPHPFVRLDVLPSLVPAGTEYAAWCQVPGT comes from the coding sequence ATGGGCAGACCTAGGCGGGATTGGCATGCAAATGGGTATTATCATATCACCATGCGTGGCAACAATCGGCAAAATATTTTCACCGATCATATGGATGTGAATGAATATTATCGTATTTTGAATAGCGTTTATGGCAAGTTTCCTTTTGAAGTCCATGCATATTGTATTATGACCAATCATGTTCATCTTTTGCTTCGATCACCCCATGTGTCGCTTGGCATTCTCATGGCGCAAATTAATAAACGCTACAGCGACTATTATCGCAGGCGGCATGATTTTGTCGGTCAGATTTATCAAAATCGTTATTACTCCAAAGAAGTGCCTCTCCCGACTGGAATGCTCCAAGTATCCGCCTATATCCACCGTAATCCGATCGAAACGAATGTGCCGATGGTTTCGCAATTGCAATTGTATCCCTACTCATCATTCCCGCTTTATTACTACCAGCGGAAAAGTCCACACCCTTTCGTCAGGCTCGATGTCCTTCCATCCCTAGTGCCAGCAGGAACCGAATATGCAGCGTGGTGCCAAGTGCCAGGCACCTAG
- a CDS encoding glycosyltransferase family 2 protein yields MKTVSLIIPCFNESDSLKQTYQAISDVSQRSTDFSHEIIFVDDGSQDNTFSIIYDIAAADSRVKYITFTRNFGKEAAMLAGLKNASGDAVIIMDADLQHPPHLILDMLEAYKDGFHQVVAKRTRTNEKPLRKWMTMFYYKLINKLIDVELVDGIGDFRLLSRQAVNTLLSMPEYNRFSKGLFSWIGYEKKVIEYENQERVAGSSKWGFGKLLNYAIDGIISFNSKPLRLLIYMGIIITLLNMLYIGVSFVQILLFGIDVPGYFTLISSVLFLGGVQLISIGILGEYVGRIFYEVKRRPEYVIYHTNVKPDPTQTSRHYTVKLPIGDKK; encoded by the coding sequence ATGAAAACAGTCTCCCTTATCATACCGTGTTTTAATGAAAGTGATTCATTGAAACAAACGTATCAAGCAATTAGCGATGTTTCACAGCGGTCGACCGACTTTTCGCATGAAATCATTTTTGTCGACGATGGAAGTCAGGATAACACTTTTTCCATCATTTATGATATAGCCGCTGCCGATTCACGTGTCAAATATATAACATTCACAAGGAACTTCGGGAAAGAAGCGGCGATGTTAGCCGGGTTGAAAAATGCCTCCGGGGATGCGGTCATTATCATGGATGCCGATTTGCAGCATCCGCCGCACTTGATTCTGGATATGCTAGAGGCGTATAAGGATGGCTTCCACCAAGTCGTTGCCAAACGAACGCGAACCAATGAAAAACCGCTCCGTAAGTGGATGACGATGTTTTATTATAAACTGATCAATAAGCTGATCGATGTGGAGTTAGTCGATGGTATTGGGGACTTTCGCTTGCTAAGCCGTCAAGCGGTCAATACGCTCTTAAGCATGCCGGAATACAACCGATTTTCCAAAGGACTGTTTTCATGGATCGGGTATGAGAAAAAAGTGATTGAATATGAAAACCAGGAAAGAGTGGCAGGCAGCAGCAAATGGGGATTCGGGAAACTGTTAAATTATGCGATTGACGGCATTATTTCCTTCAACAGTAAGCCTTTACGCTTATTAATCTATATGGGCATCATCATCACGCTGTTAAACATGTTGTATATCGGTGTTTCGTTTGTGCAGATTCTGCTGTTCGGCATTGATGTTCCCGGCTATTTTACACTCATCTCCTCCGTCTTATTCCTTGGAGGCGTGCAGCTCATTTCGATTGGTATTTTAGGGGAGTATGTTGGCCGTATCTTTTATGAAGTCAAGCGCAGGCCCGAATACGTCATCTATCATACAAATGTCAAGCCGGATCCAACACAGACAAGCCGTCATTATACGGTAAAATTGCCCATAGGTGACAAAAAATGA
- a CDS encoding phosphodiester glycosidase family protein, with product MKAPRTAIAIDESGEKVFFITADGRQSGYAKGMTLSELAAYAVQLGADRALNLDGGGSTTMAVRYPGYDSVKVANRPSDGRQRGVSSVLMAVSTAEKPYYLYTDVNLDTTHADGIEWLTGQGIQGYEDGSFGVAKKLTRPHAAIMFTSVLGLDKPDKSAVTDYFDDIEPDDHYAAYIAAAGQAEIFNGSDGRYMPEKKLTRQQMASTLVSAFELESKGEDVDINLSNVAPSHRDSVQTLANLGITNQLEDFRPNEAVTRGQFATFLFKSEQN from the coding sequence ATGAAAGCACCTAGAACCGCAATCGCGATTGATGAATCCGGTGAAAAGGTGTTTTTCATAACAGCTGACGGACGACAATCCGGCTATGCGAAAGGCATGACGTTGTCGGAACTTGCCGCGTATGCCGTCCAACTGGGTGCCGATCGGGCGCTGAATTTGGATGGAGGTGGATCGACAACCATGGCCGTTCGTTATCCGGGCTATGATTCAGTGAAGGTGGCGAACCGACCATCTGACGGGCGGCAGCGAGGCGTCTCATCGGTGTTGATGGCAGTATCTACAGCAGAGAAACCGTATTACCTGTATACGGATGTGAACCTGGACACCACGCACGCAGACGGCATCGAATGGTTGACAGGACAAGGCATTCAAGGGTATGAGGATGGATCGTTCGGTGTTGCGAAAAAATTGACTCGCCCACATGCCGCCATCATGTTCACAAGCGTGCTGGGGCTGGACAAGCCGGATAAATCAGCAGTCACGGACTATTTTGATGACATTGAACCTGATGACCATTATGCAGCATATATAGCTGCAGCAGGCCAGGCAGAGATTTTCAACGGTAGTGACGGCCGCTATATGCCGGAGAAAAAGTTGACCCGGCAGCAAATGGCGTCCACGCTAGTAAGTGCATTTGAATTGGAAAGTAAGGGAGAAGATGTAGACATTAACCTGTCAAATGTGGCTCCGTCGCACCGAGACAGTGTTCAGACACTTGCCAATCTCGGCATTACGAACCAGCTGGAAGACTTCCGGCCGAATGAAGCCGTCACACGCGGTCAATTCGCAACCTTTCTTTTCAAGTCAGAGCAAAACTAA
- a CDS encoding S-layer homology domain-containing protein, whose amino-acid sequence MSNTKKIRNIAVSSMAATAAVAAVAPVVSADSINFSDVQKGDSHYDGIMALAEQGIVAGYEDGSFGVYDNVTRQQVAVMLANALDLGTPSDIDSVLSAYDDVDADSLYAEQIAAVTEAGAFTGNNGKFNPSKEISREQMASVLVSGLGLEDYVSGDDVDVNLDNVSQSHADNVQVLANLGLTVALDDFHPSEKISRGAFATMLHGALNVEQPATLEIEKVNAAGNNDLTATINGSVTSADRVTISLDEENVIEADLDDEGNFTFTTDKLKQGEYTATVVAHQGEETVERTVDFTVGLEVNAVTATTLAVDKDTDEQFLEFAINESDKNIDVATLVENGYDVEFQSTNTDVLANKSTGELNQSKLSGVEQFEYKVVVTKDDVTIESDLTEVNVESYASSVTSISDYDLLFDTNVVNKGGVISVTDEKVSLNNFDVTYKNGDEAEINGTNSQVDFSSSDESVALIDEDGNITPVSAGQVTFTIEAGNVEEQVTVTVSDEEREATSAELSKETIGLVSSAEDTFELTVTDQFGDAVKGFDKDIANVKNSDNEQILAVTNGPDTDSTDAEGKRTFTVEADDTNEGTGALEVTNAAGDVLGTIDVTVDADTEVASRQLELASDAADTTLDLNPLDTDKEVTLALNEYNASGLKIGGYDFSSGDYTVESSNTDVITADSEDGQINVTAESEGTAKVLVKEGSVVRYEMDITVEDTTPSVSNVSFQENIEITSAGTLNLEDDILDNVSLTSEGTVAYEVDNGDVVAYIDVDDEDDITLGTIDVLSNDFDNAQFVNDSDSDNIELAKNYDDDASEITGFESSDEGTVVVRFTAEGETNAKAARSIHVNVE is encoded by the coding sequence ATGTCTAATACGAAAAAGATTCGCAATATCGCTGTGTCATCTATGGCAGCAACCGCTGCAGTTGCGGCAGTCGCTCCTGTGGTCTCAGCAGATTCAATAAATTTTAGTGATGTTCAAAAAGGTGACTCCCACTACGACGGGATTATGGCCCTGGCCGAGCAAGGCATCGTTGCCGGCTATGAAGACGGCTCATTCGGCGTTTATGACAATGTCACTCGCCAACAAGTAGCTGTTATGCTTGCAAATGCGTTGGACCTTGGTACGCCATCCGACATTGACAGCGTATTGTCAGCATATGACGACGTTGATGCAGACAGCCTGTACGCTGAACAAATCGCCGCTGTCACAGAAGCGGGTGCTTTTACCGGTAACAATGGCAAATTCAACCCAAGTAAAGAGATCAGCCGTGAGCAAATGGCTTCCGTACTTGTCAGCGGACTTGGCCTGGAAGACTATGTCAGCGGTGATGATGTAGATGTTAATCTGGATAACGTTAGCCAATCCCACGCCGACAACGTGCAAGTACTGGCTAATCTTGGGCTGACAGTTGCTTTGGACGATTTCCACCCAAGCGAAAAGATCTCCCGTGGTGCGTTTGCGACCATGCTGCATGGGGCGCTGAATGTGGAGCAACCGGCGACTTTGGAAATTGAAAAGGTAAATGCGGCTGGCAATAATGACCTGACTGCTACCATCAATGGTTCTGTAACGAGTGCGGACAGAGTTACCATTAGCCTTGACGAAGAAAATGTCATTGAAGCTGACTTGGATGACGAAGGTAACTTCACATTCACAACTGATAAACTAAAACAAGGTGAATATACAGCAACGGTTGTAGCTCACCAAGGAGAAGAAACAGTTGAAAGAACTGTCGACTTTACTGTAGGACTGGAAGTTAACGCCGTAACTGCTACCACACTCGCAGTGGACAAAGATACGGATGAGCAGTTCCTTGAATTTGCCATTAACGAATCAGACAAAAACATTGATGTAGCAACATTAGTTGAGAATGGATACGACGTCGAATTCCAATCCACAAATACAGATGTGTTAGCAAATAAATCGACAGGTGAATTGAATCAGAGTAAGCTTTCTGGTGTAGAACAATTCGAATATAAAGTAGTCGTTACCAAAGATGACGTTACAATTGAATCAGATCTTACGGAAGTTAACGTTGAAAGCTATGCGTCAAGCGTAACTAGTATATCTGATTATGATTTACTTTTTGATACTAACGTAGTCAACAAAGGTGGCGTTATCTCAGTAACAGATGAAAAAGTTTCGCTAAATAATTTCGATGTGACATACAAGAACGGCGACGAGGCAGAAATCAACGGAACTAATTCCCAAGTTGACTTCTCTTCTTCCGACGAAAGTGTTGCTTTAATTGATGAAGATGGTAACATTACGCCTGTTTCTGCCGGTCAAGTTACATTCACCATTGAAGCAGGAAATGTTGAGGAGCAGGTGACGGTAACAGTTTCTGACGAAGAGCGTGAAGCAACATCCGCAGAACTTAGTAAAGAAACGATTGGTCTCGTAAGTTCCGCTGAAGATACTTTTGAATTGACGGTTACAGACCAATTCGGCGATGCGGTAAAAGGATTCGATAAGGATATCGCTAACGTTAAAAATAGTGATAACGAACAAATCCTTGCTGTAACAAATGGTCCTGACACAGACAGCACAGATGCTGAAGGTAAAAGAACCTTCACTGTAGAAGCGGATGACACAAATGAAGGTACCGGTGCGCTAGAGGTAACCAATGCTGCTGGCGATGTGCTTGGTACGATTGATGTCACTGTTGATGCTGATACCGAAGTAGCTAGTCGTCAACTAGAATTGGCTTCAGACGCTGCTGACACGACACTGGACTTGAATCCACTAGACACTGATAAGGAAGTTACGTTGGCATTAAATGAGTATAACGCGTCTGGACTTAAGATCGGAGGATATGACTTCTCCTCAGGCGACTATACTGTTGAATCTTCAAATACCGACGTAATTACTGCTGACAGTGAAGATGGACAAATAAATGTCACAGCCGAGTCTGAAGGAACTGCTAAGGTACTAGTTAAAGAAGGTTCTGTCGTACGTTACGAAATGGACATTACTGTAGAAGATACTACTCCATCCGTTTCCAATGTTTCCTTCCAAGAAAACATTGAAATTACTTCTGCAGGTACACTGAATCTTGAAGACGACATTCTAGATAATGTTAGTCTTACTAGTGAAGGTACAGTAGCATATGAAGTAGACAACGGTGATGTGGTAGCTTATATCGATGTCGATGACGAGGACGACATTACGCTCGGCACAATTGACGTCCTATCAAATGACTTTGACAATGCTCAATTTGTAAATGATTCGGATTCGGATAATATTGAGCTTGCAAAGAACTATGATGATGATGCTAGTGAAATTACTGGATTTGAGTCTAGTGATGAAGGTACAGTAGTTGTACGATTTACTGCTGAAGGTGAGACAAACGCTAAAGCAGCTAGATCTATCCATGTTAATGTTGAATAG
- a CDS encoding S-layer homology domain-containing protein, with translation MFKKGIWIAVFAVVVSLITPGMKADAEKTFTDVPEDFWAADAIYRFAEAGIIDGYEDDSFGASDELTRSHAAIILVNALDLEMPDADEVTDYFNDVKPGDQYADYIAAAGKAEVLNGNDGAFMPNKKLTRQQMASVLVSAYSLESGEKSVDVNLSNVSSSHQDNVQVLADLGITNQLDDFHPTENISRAGFAVMLAKSIDNSKDVTELLKEAYANEQEQDSYEFEGSANLGLTVPESMKSTPEEEMMAMMLEDIQVDISGSYQQDPMLMDASVDVTMKGDMQTTVSIPMIMSEEKMWMKFPQMPGAPLPEELDGKFIEFDLQELQEMEGQPTVDTDVQTELALAIQNLFIDQFGNDYYDQAEAGSYDVPENVNAKQVLHFELTDEELQPFMETMLTGFMPKFLEILEEPEYAEALGLTEEEIKQAQEEFATIKEDIDEITSEIDDALQINTFEEYMAINYQNYIVHDAVELDVDVTAEEETFGFKLSADQTKQNINGDISIDIPDADETISMEELEDLEPTESVEPVEPTV, from the coding sequence ATGTTCAAAAAAGGAATTTGGATTGCTGTGTTTGCCGTAGTGGTAAGTCTAATCACTCCGGGTATGAAGGCGGATGCCGAGAAGACGTTTACTGATGTGCCGGAGGATTTCTGGGCTGCGGACGCTATTTATCGTTTTGCTGAAGCTGGAATCATCGACGGCTATGAGGACGATTCTTTTGGCGCGAGCGATGAGTTAACCCGGTCCCATGCGGCTATTATTCTAGTAAATGCGCTGGATTTGGAAATGCCGGACGCCGACGAAGTGACCGACTATTTTAATGATGTGAAACCGGGGGATCAGTATGCCGACTATATTGCGGCCGCCGGGAAAGCAGAAGTCTTAAATGGTAATGATGGCGCGTTTATGCCGAATAAAAAGCTGACACGCCAGCAAATGGCTTCTGTTCTTGTTAGTGCATACAGCCTGGAAAGCGGCGAAAAGAGCGTTGACGTGAATTTAAGTAATGTCAGCTCGAGTCACCAGGACAATGTGCAAGTATTGGCTGATTTAGGTATCACGAACCAGCTGGATGACTTCCATCCGACAGAGAACATTTCCCGTGCCGGATTCGCAGTAATGCTGGCGAAGTCCATCGATAACAGCAAAGATGTGACTGAACTGTTGAAGGAAGCATATGCGAATGAACAGGAACAAGATTCATATGAATTCGAGGGCAGTGCCAATCTTGGGCTGACAGTTCCGGAGTCGATGAAGTCTACACCGGAAGAAGAAATGATGGCAATGATGCTTGAAGATATTCAAGTAGATATTAGCGGTTCCTATCAACAGGATCCTATGCTAATGGATGCGTCGGTTGACGTTACTATGAAAGGCGATATGCAGACGACCGTCTCCATTCCGATGATTATGTCGGAAGAAAAAATGTGGATGAAGTTCCCGCAGATGCCAGGAGCACCACTGCCGGAAGAGCTGGACGGCAAATTTATCGAATTTGATTTGCAGGAATTACAAGAAATGGAAGGTCAGCCAACAGTTGATACCGATGTACAAACTGAATTGGCGCTGGCTATCCAGAACTTGTTTATCGACCAGTTTGGCAACGACTACTACGATCAAGCAGAAGCGGGTTCCTATGACGTTCCGGAAAATGTAAATGCTAAGCAAGTGCTTCATTTCGAATTGACTGATGAAGAGCTGCAACCATTTATGGAAACCATGCTAACAGGATTTATGCCAAAGTTTCTAGAAATCCTGGAAGAGCCGGAATACGCTGAAGCGCTTGGTCTAACGGAAGAAGAAATCAAGCAGGCGCAGGAAGAATTTGCAACAATCAAGGAAGATATCGATGAAATCACGTCTGAAATTGACGATGCGTTGCAGATTAATACGTTTGAAGAATATATGGCGATAAACTATCAAAATTACATCGTCCATGATGCCGTAGAATTAGACGTAGACGTAACTGCAGAAGAAGAGACATTCGGCTTTAAACTTTCCGCAGATCAGACAAAACAAAATATCAATGGAGACATTTCTATTGATATACCAGATGCGGATGAGACCATCTCAATGGAAGAGTTGGAAGACTTAGAGCCAACAGAATCAGTAGAACCAGTAGAGCCAACCGTTTAA